The following are encoded in a window of Pseudomonas sp. St316 genomic DNA:
- the pnp gene encoding polyribonucleotide nucleotidyltransferase, which produces MNPVIKKFQFGQSTVTLETGRIARQASGAVLVTVDDDVSVLVTVVGAKQADPGKGFFPLSVHYQEKTYAAGKIPGGFFKREGRPSEKETLTSRLIDRPIRPLFPEGFMNEVQVVCTVVSTSKKTDPDIAAMIGTSAALAISGIPFDGPIGAARVAFHESTGYLLNPTYEQLKASSLDMVVAGTSEAVLMVESEAKELTEDQMLGAVLFAHDEFQVVINAVKELAAEAAKPTWTWAPQAEATELLGAIRAEFGEAISLAYTITVKADRYARLGELKDQVVAKLSGEEGQPSSAEVKAAFGEIEYRTVRENIVNGKPRIDGRDTRTVRPLNIEVGVLPKTHGSALFTRGETQALVVATLGTARDAQLLDTLEGEKKDPFMLHYNFPPFSVGECGRMGGAGRREIGHGRLARRSVQAMLPAADVFPYTIRVVSEITESNGSSSMASVCGASLALMDAGVPMKAPVAGIAMGLVKEGEKFAVLTDILGDEDHLGDMDFKVAGTAKGVTALQMDIKIKGITEEIMEIALGQALEARLNILGQMNQIIGQSRTELSENAPTMIAMKIDTDKIRDVIGKGGATIRAICEETKASIDIEDDGSIKIFGETKEAAEAARQRVLGITAEAEIGKIYVGKVERIVDFGAFVNILPGKDGLVHISMLSDARVEKVTDILKEGQEVEVLVLDVDNRGRIKLSIKDVAAAKASGV; this is translated from the coding sequence GTGAACCCGGTAATCAAAAAATTCCAGTTCGGTCAGTCGACCGTTACCCTCGAGACTGGCCGTATCGCCCGTCAGGCCTCCGGCGCAGTGCTGGTCACCGTTGACGACGACGTCAGCGTATTGGTGACCGTTGTCGGTGCCAAGCAAGCCGATCCAGGCAAGGGCTTCTTCCCTCTGTCTGTTCACTACCAGGAAAAGACTTACGCTGCCGGTAAGATCCCTGGCGGTTTCTTCAAGCGTGAAGGCCGTCCTTCCGAGAAAGAAACCCTGACTTCCCGACTGATCGACCGTCCGATCCGTCCGCTGTTCCCAGAAGGTTTCATGAACGAAGTGCAGGTTGTCTGCACCGTCGTTTCCACCAGCAAGAAAACCGATCCGGACATCGCTGCGATGATCGGTACCTCGGCTGCCCTGGCGATCTCCGGCATTCCTTTCGATGGCCCGATCGGCGCTGCCCGTGTCGCTTTCCACGAAAGCACCGGCTACCTGCTGAACCCGACCTACGAGCAACTGAAAGCCTCGAGCCTGGACATGGTCGTGGCCGGTACTTCCGAAGCCGTGCTGATGGTTGAATCCGAAGCCAAAGAGCTGACCGAAGACCAGATGCTGGGCGCCGTGCTGTTCGCCCACGACGAGTTCCAGGTGGTGATCAACGCCGTCAAGGAACTGGCCGCCGAAGCCGCCAAGCCAACCTGGACCTGGGCTCCTCAAGCCGAAGCCACCGAACTGCTGGGCGCGATCCGTGCCGAGTTCGGCGAAGCGATCTCCCTGGCCTACACCATCACCGTCAAGGCCGACCGTTATGCACGCCTGGGCGAGCTGAAAGACCAGGTCGTTGCCAAGCTGTCCGGCGAAGAAGGCCAGCCGTCTTCCGCTGAAGTGAAAGCTGCTTTCGGTGAAATCGAATACCGCACCGTTCGCGAAAACATCGTCAACGGCAAGCCACGTATCGACGGTCGCGACACTCGCACTGTGCGTCCGCTGAACATCGAAGTCGGCGTTCTGCCAAAGACCCACGGTTCGGCACTGTTCACCCGTGGCGAAACCCAGGCGCTGGTCGTTGCAACACTGGGCACCGCCCGTGACGCGCAACTGCTGGACACCCTGGAAGGCGAAAAGAAAGACCCGTTCATGCTGCACTACAACTTCCCTCCGTTCTCGGTGGGCGAGTGTGGCCGCATGGGTGGCGCCGGTCGCCGCGAAATCGGTCACGGCCGTCTGGCCCGTCGTTCGGTCCAGGCCATGCTGCCTGCCGCTGACGTGTTCCCGTACACCATTCGCGTGGTATCGGAAATCACCGAGTCCAACGGTTCGAGCTCGATGGCTTCGGTCTGCGGCGCCTCCCTGGCCCTGATGGACGCCGGTGTGCCGATGAAGGCGCCGGTTGCCGGTATCGCCATGGGTCTGGTTAAAGAGGGCGAGAAATTCGCCGTCCTGACCGACATCCTCGGTGACGAAGACCACTTGGGCGACATGGACTTCAAAGTGGCCGGTACCGCCAAAGGCGTCACCGCACTGCAGATGGACATCAAGATCAAGGGCATCACCGAAGAGATCATGGAAATCGCCCTGGGCCAGGCCCTGGAAGCGCGCCTGAACATCCTCGGTCAGATGAACCAGATCATCGGTCAGTCCCGTACCGAACTGTCGGAAAACGCTCCGACCATGATCGCGATGAAAATCGACACCGACAAAATCCGTGATGTCATCGGTAAAGGCGGCGCGACCATCCGTGCGATCTGCGAAGAAACCAAGGCTTCGATCGACATCGAAGACGACGGTTCGATCAAGATCTTCGGCGAAACCAAGGAAGCGGCAGAGGCTGCTCGCCAGCGCGTCCTGGGCATCACCGCAGAAGCCGAGATCGGCAAGATCTACGTCGGCAAGGTCGAGCGCATCGTCGACTTCGGCGCGTTCGTCAACATCCTGCCGGGCAAGGACGGTCTGGTTCACATCTCCATGCTGAGCGATGCTCGCGTCGAGAAAGTGACCGACATCCTCAAAGAAGGCCAGGAAGTGGAAGTGCTGGTACTGGACGTGGACAACCGCGGCCGTATCAAGCTGTCCATCAAGGACGTGGCAGCCGCCAAGGCTTCGGGCGTTTAA
- the rpsO gene encoding 30S ribosomal protein S15 — protein sequence MALDVQEKAQIVADYQQAVGDTGSPEVQVALLTHNINKLQGHFKANGKDHHSRRGLIRMVNQRRKLLDYLKGKDVSRYSALIARLGLRR from the coding sequence ATGGCTCTCGACGTTCAAGAAAAAGCTCAAATCGTAGCTGACTACCAGCAAGCTGTTGGTGACACTGGTTCGCCAGAAGTGCAAGTTGCACTGCTGACCCACAACATCAACAAACTGCAAGGTCACTTCAAGGCCAACGGTAAAGATCACCACTCCCGTCGTGGTCTGATCCGCATGGTAAACCAGCGTCGTAAGCTGCTGGACTACCTGAAAGGCAAGGACGTGAGCCGTTACAGCGCTCTGATCGCTCGCCTGGGTCTGCGTCGCTAA
- the truB gene encoding tRNA pseudouridine(55) synthase TruB produces the protein MAQVKRIRRNVSGIILLDKPLGFTSNAALQKVRWLLNAEKAGHTGSLDPLATGVLPLCFGEATKFSQYLLDSDKGYETLAQLGKTTTTADAEGEVLLERPVTVGQADVEAVLPKFRGQISQIPPMYSALKRDGQPLYKLARAGEVVEREPRSVTIARLELLAFDGNTARLAVDCSKGTYIRTLVEDIGEQLGCGAYVAELRRTQAGPFTLAQTVTLEELEAVHAEGGNEAVDRFLMPSDSGLLDWPLLQFSEHSAFYWLNGQPVRAPDAPKFGMVRVQDHNGRFIGIGEVSEDGRIAPRRLIRSE, from the coding sequence GTGGCTCAGGTCAAACGTATCCGTCGTAACGTCAGCGGTATCATCCTGCTCGACAAGCCGCTGGGGTTCACTTCCAACGCGGCGTTGCAGAAGGTTCGCTGGTTGCTCAATGCCGAAAAGGCCGGGCACACCGGTAGCCTCGATCCGCTGGCCACCGGCGTGCTGCCGCTGTGCTTTGGCGAGGCGACCAAGTTTTCCCAGTACCTGCTCGATTCCGACAAGGGTTATGAAACCCTGGCGCAACTGGGTAAGACCACCACCACGGCGGATGCTGAAGGTGAGGTTTTGCTTGAGCGCCCGGTGACCGTTGGTCAGGCCGATGTCGAAGCGGTGTTGCCGAAATTTCGCGGGCAAATCAGTCAGATACCACCGATGTACTCGGCTCTGAAGCGTGATGGCCAGCCGCTGTATAAACTGGCTCGTGCAGGCGAAGTAGTGGAGCGTGAACCGCGTTCTGTTACTATTGCGCGCTTGGAATTGCTGGCCTTTGACGGTAATACTGCGCGGCTGGCCGTGGATTGCAGCAAAGGCACCTATATCCGGACCCTGGTGGAGGATATTGGTGAACAGCTCGGCTGTGGCGCGTACGTGGCAGAATTGCGACGGACCCAGGCCGGGCCTTTCACGTTGGCCCAGACGGTTACGCTGGAAGAGCTTGAAGCGGTACATGCCGAAGGCGGCAACGAAGCGGTCGACCGTTTCCTGATGCCATCGGACAGCGGGTTGCTGGATTGGCCGCTGTTGCAGTTCTCGGAACACAGTGCGTTCTACTGGCTCAACGGCCAGCCGGTACGTGCCCCGGATGCGCCGAAGTTCGGCATGGTCCGGGTGCAGGATCATAACGGTCGCTTCATCGGTATCGGTGAAGTGAGCGAAGACGGGCGCATTGCGCCGCGTCGACTGATTCGGTCGGAATGA
- the rbfA gene encoding 30S ribosome-binding factor RbfA, producing MAKEYSRTQRIGDQMQRELAQLIRREVKDPRVGLVTITAVEVSRDVGHAKIFITVMGQDSAEEIAQSIKVLNSAAGFLRMQLAREMKLRSVPQLHFHYDESVVRGAHLSALIERAVAEDSQHPVAAEPEDTKE from the coding sequence ATGGCAAAAGAATACAGCCGTACCCAACGAATCGGCGATCAGATGCAGCGTGAGCTGGCCCAACTGATCCGTCGCGAAGTCAAAGACCCGCGCGTCGGCCTGGTCACCATTACCGCAGTGGAAGTCAGCCGTGACGTCGGTCACGCCAAGATTTTCATCACCGTGATGGGCCAGGACAGCGCCGAAGAAATCGCCCAGAGCATCAAGGTGCTCAACTCGGCCGCCGGCTTCCTGCGTATGCAGTTGGCCCGGGAAATGAAGCTGCGCAGCGTCCCACAGCTGCATTTCCACTACGACGAGAGCGTCGTGCGTGGTGCGCATCTGTCGGCCCTGATCGAACGCGCCGTGGCTGAAGACAGTCAGCACCCGGTTGCCGCTGAACCCGAAGACACCAAGGAGTAG
- the infB gene encoding translation initiation factor IF-2: MTQVTVKQLADEVKTPVERLLQQMREAGLPHTAAEEHVTDSEKQSLLTHLKSSHKAKVEEPRKITLQRKTTSTLRVAGSKSISVEVRKKKVFVQRSPEEIEAERKREQEERRAVENAARQKAEEEAKRRAEEEARRQPAAAQSAPVAAVEAAAPVAEPVREAAPVVAAAPAPADARKRDEQRRPDKPRADDNRRGSGDGERKNAPHRASVKEKAPAPRVAPRTTDEESDGFRRGGRGKAKLKKRNAHGFQSPTGPVVREVKIGETITVGDLAQQMSVKAAEIIKFMFKLGTPATINQVLDQETAQLVAEELGHKVTLVSDTALEDSLAESLKFEGEAVSRAPVVTVMGHVDHGKTSLLDYIRRAKVAAGEAGGITQHIGAYHVETDRGMVTFLDTPGHAAFTAMRARGAKATDIVILVVAADDGVMPQTIEAVQHAKAAGVPLVVAVNKIDKPGADLDRIRSELSVHGVTSEEWGGDTPFVPVSAKMGTGVDELLEAVLLQAEVLELTATPSAPGRGVVVESRLDKGRGPVATVLVQDGTLRQGDMVLVGSNYGRVRAMLDENGKPIKEAGPAIPVEILGLDGTPDAGDEMSVVADEKKAREVALFRQGKFREVKLARAHAGKLENIFENMGQEEKKTLNIVLKSDVRGSLEALNGALNGLGNDEVQVRVVGGGVGGITESDANLALASNAVLFGFNVRADAGARKIVEQEGLDMRYYNVIYDIIEDVKKALTGMLGSDVRENILGVAEVRDVFRSPKFGAIAGCMVIEGVVHRNRPIRVLREDIVIFEGELESLRRFKDDASEVRAGMECGIGVKSYNDVKVGDKIEVFEKVQVARSL; encoded by the coding sequence ATGACGCAAGTCACGGTGAAACAACTGGCCGATGAGGTCAAAACACCGGTAGAGCGCCTGTTGCAGCAGATGCGTGAGGCAGGTCTGCCGCACACCGCCGCCGAGGAACATGTGACCGACAGTGAGAAGCAGTCCCTGCTGACTCACCTGAAGAGCAGTCACAAGGCGAAAGTGGAAGAACCACGCAAGATTACTCTGCAGCGTAAAACCACCAGCACCCTGCGTGTTGCCGGTAGTAAAAGCATCAGCGTTGAAGTACGCAAGAAGAAAGTCTTCGTACAGCGCAGCCCGGAAGAAATCGAAGCCGAGCGCAAACGCGAACAGGAAGAACGTCGCGCAGTAGAAAATGCTGCACGTCAGAAGGCTGAAGAAGAAGCCAAGCGTCGCGCCGAAGAAGAAGCGCGTCGCCAGCCTGCTGCTGCGCAATCCGCTCCGGTAGCAGCCGTCGAGGCTGCGGCCCCGGTAGCCGAACCTGTGCGCGAAGCGGCGCCAGTGGTGGCAGCAGCGCCGGCGCCAGCCGACGCTCGCAAGCGCGACGAACAGCGTCGTCCGGACAAACCACGTGCCGACGACAACCGTCGTGGCAGCGGCGATGGCGAGCGCAAGAACGCGCCTCATCGTGCTTCGGTCAAGGAAAAGGCGCCAGCACCCCGTGTTGCGCCACGTACTACCGATGAAGAAAGCGATGGCTTCCGTCGCGGCGGTCGCGGCAAGGCCAAGCTGAAAAAACGCAACGCCCACGGTTTCCAGAGCCCTACCGGCCCTGTCGTGCGTGAAGTGAAGATCGGCGAGACCATCACTGTGGGCGATCTGGCCCAGCAGATGTCGGTCAAGGCTGCTGAAATCATCAAGTTCATGTTCAAGCTGGGTACGCCAGCCACCATCAACCAGGTACTGGACCAGGAAACTGCCCAACTGGTTGCTGAAGAGCTGGGCCACAAAGTGACCCTGGTCAGCGACACCGCCCTGGAAGATTCCCTGGCCGAGTCCCTGAAGTTTGAAGGTGAGGCGGTTTCCCGTGCTCCGGTCGTGACCGTCATGGGCCACGTCGACCACGGTAAAACTTCCCTGCTCGACTACATCCGTCGTGCGAAGGTTGCGGCAGGTGAGGCTGGCGGTATTACCCAGCACATCGGCGCCTACCACGTTGAAACCGACCGCGGCATGGTGACGTTCCTCGACACCCCGGGTCACGCTGCGTTTACCGCGATGCGTGCCCGTGGTGCCAAGGCGACCGACATCGTGATCCTGGTGGTTGCAGCGGACGACGGCGTGATGCCGCAAACCATCGAAGCCGTTCAGCATGCCAAGGCTGCTGGCGTGCCTCTGGTGGTTGCGGTGAACAAGATCGACAAGCCGGGCGCTGATCTCGATCGCATCCGTAGCGAACTGTCGGTTCACGGCGTGACTTCCGAAGAGTGGGGTGGCGACACTCCATTCGTTCCGGTCTCGGCGAAGATGGGTACCGGCGTTGACGAACTGCTCGAAGCCGTTCTGTTGCAAGCCGAGGTCCTGGAACTGACCGCGACACCTTCGGCTCCTGGCCGTGGTGTGGTTGTTGAATCGCGCCTCGACAAGGGCCGTGGCCCGGTTGCGACTGTCCTGGTTCAGGACGGTACGCTGCGTCAAGGCGACATGGTACTGGTCGGCTCCAACTATGGCCGCGTGCGCGCCATGCTCGACGAGAACGGCAAGCCAATCAAGGAAGCCGGTCCGGCTATCCCGGTCGAGATCCTCGGCCTGGACGGCACCCCGGACGCTGGCGACGAGATGAGCGTTGTGGCTGACGAGAAGAAAGCCCGTGAAGTGGCTCTGTTCCGTCAAGGCAAGTTCCGCGAAGTCAAACTGGCTCGTGCTCACGCTGGCAAGCTGGAAAACATCTTCGAGAACATGGGCCAGGAAGAGAAGAAGACGCTCAACATCGTCCTCAAATCCGACGTCCGTGGCTCGCTGGAAGCGTTGAACGGTGCCTTGAACGGCCTGGGTAACGACGAAGTGCAAGTGCGTGTGGTCGGTGGCGGTGTCGGTGGTATCACCGAGTCCGACGCCAACCTGGCACTGGCCTCCAACGCTGTACTGTTCGGCTTCAACGTGCGTGCCGATGCCGGCGCTCGCAAGATCGTCGAGCAGGAAGGCCTGGATATGCGTTACTACAACGTGATCTACGACATCATCGAAGACGTCAAGAAAGCGTTGACCGGTATGCTGGGCAGCGACGTCCGGGAGAACATCCTGGGTGTGGCCGAAGTTCGCGACGTATTCCGTTCGCCGAAGTTTGGTGCCATCGCCGGTTGCATGGTGATCGAGGGTGTTGTTCACCGTAACCGTCCGATCCGTGTACTGCGTGAAGACATCGTGATCTTCGAAGGCGAGCTGGAATCCCTGCGCCGCTTCAAGGATGACGCTTCCGAAGTACGTGCCGGCATGGAATGCGGTATTGGCGTCAAGAGCTACAACGACGTCAAGGTCGGCGACAAGATCGAAGTCTTCGAGAAGGTCCAGGTTGCTCGCAGCCTCTGA
- the nusA gene encoding transcription termination factor NusA, translating into MSKEVLLVVESVSNEKGVPANVIFEALELALATATKKRFEDEVDLRVEINRHTGAYETFRRWTVVEEADLDDPAIETWPSKVAETHPGAKVGDVVEEKIESIEFGRIAAQTAKQVIVQKVREAERAQVVDAYRERLGEIISGTVKKVTRDNVIVDLGNNAEALLAREDIISRETFRVGVRLRALLKEIRTENRGPQLILSRTAPEMLIELFRIEVPEIAEGLIEVMAASRDPGSRAKIAVRSKDKRIDPQGACIGMRGSRVQAVSGELGGERVDIVLWDDNPAQFVINAMSPAEVAAIIVDEDAHAMDIAVGADNLAQAIGRGGQNVRLASQLTGWTLNVMTESDIQAKQQAETGDILRNFIDELEVDEELAQVLVDEGFTSLEEIAYVPVEEMLNIDGFDEEIVNELRARAKDRLLTKAIATEEKLADAHPAEDLLSLEGMDKDLAMELAVRGVITREDLAEQSIDDLLDIDGIDDDRAGKLIMAARAHWFE; encoded by the coding sequence ATGAGCAAAGAAGTACTGCTGGTTGTTGAGTCGGTATCCAATGAAAAGGGCGTACCGGCTAACGTTATTTTTGAAGCGCTGGAGCTGGCTCTGGCCACTGCTACCAAGAAGCGGTTTGAAGACGAAGTTGATTTGCGTGTGGAAATCAATCGCCACACCGGTGCCTACGAGACTTTCCGTCGCTGGACGGTAGTCGAGGAAGCCGACCTGGACGATCCTGCTATCGAAACCTGGCCGAGCAAGGTTGCAGAAACGCATCCGGGCGCCAAGGTTGGTGATGTAGTAGAAGAAAAAATCGAGTCCATTGAGTTCGGTCGCATCGCTGCACAGACTGCCAAGCAGGTTATTGTGCAGAAAGTTCGCGAAGCCGAGCGCGCGCAAGTCGTTGACGCTTATCGCGAGCGCCTGGGGGAAATCATCTCCGGCACCGTGAAAAAAGTCACCCGCGACAACGTGATCGTCGACCTGGGCAACAACGCCGAAGCGTTGCTGGCTCGCGAAGACATCATCTCTCGCGAAACTTTCCGGGTTGGCGTGCGTTTGCGTGCGCTGCTCAAGGAAATCCGCACCGAGAACCGCGGCCCACAGCTGATCCTGTCGCGTACAGCGCCGGAAATGCTGATCGAGTTGTTCCGCATCGAAGTGCCGGAAATTGCTGAAGGCCTGATCGAAGTCATGGCCGCCTCCCGTGATCCGGGTTCGCGTGCCAAGATCGCGGTCCGCTCCAAGGACAAGCGCATCGACCCGCAAGGTGCATGCATCGGCATGCGTGGTTCGCGTGTCCAGGCCGTATCCGGCGAGTTGGGCGGCGAGCGCGTGGACATCGTCCTGTGGGACGACAACCCGGCTCAGTTCGTGATCAATGCCATGTCGCCTGCTGAAGTGGCGGCAATTATCGTCGACGAAGATGCCCACGCCATGGACATCGCCGTTGGCGCAGACAATCTGGCTCAGGCCATCGGTCGCGGTGGTCAGAACGTACGTCTGGCCAGCCAGTTGACTGGCTGGACCCTGAACGTGATGACCGAATCGGACATCCAGGCTAAGCAGCAAGCTGAAACCGGCGACATCCTGCGCAACTTCATCGACGAGCTTGAAGTCGACGAAGAGCTGGCGCAGGTGCTGGTGGACGAAGGCTTTACCAGCCTGGAAGAGATTGCCTACGTACCGGTGGAGGAAATGCTCAACATCGACGGCTTTGACGAGGAAATCGTCAACGAGCTTCGCGCTCGGGCCAAGGATCGTTTGTTGACCAAAGCCATCGCTACTGAGGAAAAGCTGGCAGACGCCCATCCGGCCGAAGACCTGCTCTCGCTTGAGGGCATGGACAAGGATTTGGCGATGGAACTGGCGGTGCGCGGCGTAATTACCCGCGAAGACCTGGCCGAGCAGTCTATTGACGATCTGCTCGACATCGACGGCATTGACGATGATCGTGCCGGCAAGTTGATCATGGCCGCCCGAGCCCACTGGTTCGAGTAA
- the rimP gene encoding ribosome maturation factor RimP, whose amino-acid sequence MSSKLEQLQALLAPVVVALGYECWGIEFSAQGRHSLLRVYIDKEGGVLVDDCAIVSRQISGVLDVEDPITSEYTLEVSSPGMERPLFTIEQFASFAGEQVKIKLRSPFEGRRNFQGLLRGVEEQDVVVQVDDHEFLLPIDMIDKANIIPSFD is encoded by the coding sequence GTGTCGAGCAAGCTAGAACAGTTGCAGGCCTTGTTGGCCCCGGTGGTCGTGGCCCTTGGCTATGAATGCTGGGGTATTGAGTTCTCGGCTCAAGGTCGCCACTCACTGTTGCGCGTTTATATCGATAAGGAAGGCGGCGTGTTGGTGGATGATTGCGCCATCGTCAGCCGTCAGATCAGCGGTGTACTGGATGTTGAAGATCCAATCACCTCCGAATACACCCTTGAAGTTTCCTCGCCTGGCATGGAGCGCCCCCTGTTCACAATTGAACAGTTCGCTTCGTTTGCCGGTGAACAAGTGAAGATCAAGCTGCGCTCGCCTTTCGAAGGTCGACGCAACTTCCAAGGCCTTCTGCGCGGTGTAGAAGAGCAGGACGTCGTGGTGCAGGTAGATGACCATGAGTTCCTGTTGCCGATCGATATGATCGACAAGGCCAACATTATTCCCAGTTTTGACTGA
- the secG gene encoding preprotein translocase subunit SecG — protein sequence MLETVVVVFHLLGALGVVALVLLQQGKGADAGASFGAGASNTVFGSQGSSTFLSKFTAILAAGFFMTSLGLGYFAKEKAHELTQVGLPNPAVLEAPKQQPASDDVPVLQEQKSANPATDVPPAQEQK from the coding sequence ATGCTGGAAACAGTCGTAGTCGTTTTTCATCTGCTGGGTGCACTGGGCGTAGTTGCTCTCGTATTGCTGCAGCAGGGTAAAGGTGCGGACGCTGGTGCGTCTTTCGGTGCAGGTGCTTCAAATACTGTGTTCGGAAGCCAAGGTTCCTCTACCTTTCTTAGTAAGTTTACTGCTATACTTGCCGCCGGTTTCTTCATGACCAGCTTAGGGTTAGGTTACTTTGCTAAAGAGAAAGCTCACGAGCTGACTCAAGTAGGTTTGCCAAACCCAGCGGTACTGGAAGCGCCAAAGCAACAACCGGCTTCTGATGATGTCCCGGTGCTTCAAGAGCAAAAGTCGGCCAACCCGGCGACTGACGTGCCTCCAGCTCAAGAGCAGAAGTAA
- the tpiA gene encoding triose-phosphate isomerase — protein sequence MRRPMVAGNWKMHGTRASVAELINGLRHLALPSGVDVAVFPPCLYINQVIDGLKGKSISVGAQNSAVESMQGALTGEIAPSQLVDAGCSLVLVGHSERRQIMGEQDKTLIRKFAAAQACGLIPVLCVGETLEQREAGKTLEVVGRQLGSIIEDLGVGAFAKAVIAYEPVWAIGTGLTASPQQAQDVHAAIRAQLAAENSEVARGVRLLYGGSVKAANAVELFGMPDIDGGLIGGASLNADEFGAICRAAGN from the coding sequence ATGCGTCGCCCTATGGTAGCTGGTAACTGGAAGATGCACGGTACCCGCGCCAGCGTCGCTGAGCTGATCAATGGCCTTCGTCATCTGGCCTTGCCAAGCGGTGTTGATGTCGCGGTATTCCCGCCTTGCTTGTATATCAATCAAGTGATTGATGGCTTGAAGGGTAAGTCGATTTCGGTCGGCGCGCAGAACTCTGCGGTGGAATCCATGCAAGGTGCATTGACCGGTGAGATTGCGCCGAGTCAATTGGTGGATGCAGGTTGCTCCCTGGTCCTGGTCGGGCATTCCGAGCGTCGCCAGATCATGGGCGAGCAGGACAAGACCTTGATCCGCAAGTTTGCTGCGGCCCAGGCCTGTGGTCTGATTCCGGTGTTGTGTGTAGGGGAAACCCTCGAACAGCGTGAAGCCGGCAAGACCCTTGAAGTTGTCGGGCGTCAGCTGGGCAGCATCATCGAAGACCTGGGTGTCGGTGCTTTTGCAAAGGCAGTCATTGCTTACGAGCCAGTCTGGGCCATTGGCACCGGACTGACTGCTTCGCCGCAACAGGCGCAGGATGTGCACGCAGCCATCCGCGCACAGTTGGCGGCAGAGAATTCTGAAGTGGCACGAGGTGTGCGGCTTCTATACGGCGGCAGCGTGAAGGCGGCCAATGCGGTCGAACTGTTCGGCATGCCGGATATCGATGGGGGGCTCATTGGTGGAGCGTCCCTGAATGCAGATGAGTTCGGTGCGATTTGTCGCGCCGCGGGAAACTGA
- the glmM gene encoding phosphoglucosamine mutase, which translates to MSKKYFGTDGIRGRVGEYPITPDFMLKLGWAAGMAFRKMGACKVLVGKDTRISGYMFESALEAGLTSAGADVMLLGPMPTPAIAYLTRTFQAQAGIVISASHNPHDDNGIKFFSGQGTKLPDDIELMIEELLDTPMTVVESSKIGKVSRINDASGRYIEFCKGSVPTGTSFSGLKVVVDCAHGATYKVAPSVFRELGAEVVVLSAQPNGLNINHNCGSTHTEALQAAVLAEQADLGIAFDGDGDRVLMVDHTGTVVDGDELLFIIARDLHGRGKLQGGVVGTLMSNLGLELALADLDIPFVRANVGDRYVISELLERNWVIGGENSGHIVCFDHTTTGDAIIAALQVLMALKARNEGLAQSRQALRKCPQVLINVRFGGGVNPLEHAKVKQASERVTQAMAGRGRVLLRKSGTEPLVRVMVEGEDETQVRGYAEELAKLVTEVSA; encoded by the coding sequence ATGAGCAAGAAATACTTTGGCACCGACGGTATTCGTGGTCGGGTCGGCGAATACCCTATTACCCCTGATTTCATGCTCAAGCTCGGCTGGGCGGCCGGCATGGCGTTCCGCAAAATGGGCGCGTGCAAGGTGCTGGTCGGCAAGGACACACGAATTTCCGGCTATATGTTCGAATCGGCGCTCGAAGCCGGCCTGACGTCGGCGGGTGCCGATGTGATGCTGCTGGGCCCGATGCCGACGCCAGCCATTGCCTACCTGACGCGAACGTTCCAGGCCCAGGCAGGTATCGTGATCAGTGCCTCGCACAATCCTCATGATGACAATGGCATCAAGTTCTTCTCCGGCCAGGGTACCAAGCTGCCGGATGATATCGAGCTGATGATCGAAGAGCTGCTGGACACGCCGATGACTGTGGTTGAGTCGAGCAAGATCGGCAAAGTGTCGCGGATCAACGATGCGTCGGGTCGCTACATTGAATTTTGCAAGGGCAGTGTGCCGACCGGTACCAGTTTTTCCGGCCTGAAAGTCGTCGTCGATTGCGCCCATGGGGCAACCTATAAAGTTGCGCCGAGTGTCTTTCGCGAGCTGGGTGCCGAGGTGGTGGTACTTTCCGCCCAGCCTAATGGCCTGAACATCAACCATAACTGTGGCTCCACCCATACCGAGGCGTTGCAGGCTGCGGTGCTGGCTGAGCAGGCGGATCTCGGGATTGCCTTCGATGGCGACGGTGATCGGGTCCTGATGGTTGATCACACCGGCACGGTTGTCGATGGTGATGAGCTGCTGTTCATCATTGCTCGCGACTTGCATGGGCGCGGCAAGCTGCAGGGCGGCGTGGTCGGTACGTTGATGAGCAACCTCGGGCTTGAACTGGCCCTGGCTGACCTGGATATCCCGTTCGTGCGGGCTAACGTGGGTGACCGCTACGTGATCTCGGAGCTGCTGGAGCGCAACTGGGTGATCGGGGGCGAGAACTCCGGCCACATCGTGTGCTTCGACCATACCACCACGGGTGATGCAATCATTGCGGCCCTGCAGGTGCTGATGGCACTCAAGGCGCGCAACGAAGGGCTCGCACAGTCGCGCCAGGCATTGCGCAAATGCCCGCAAGTGTTGATCAACGTGCGTTTCGGGGGCGGTGTAAATCCTCTCGAGCACGCGAAGGTCAAGCAGGCCAGTGAACGTGTGACACAGGCGATGGCCGGGCGTGGTCGCGTGTTGTTGCGCAAGTCCGGCACAGAGCCTTTGGTGCGTGTCATGGTCGAAGGAGAGGATGAAACGCAAGTTCGCGGTTATGCCGAAGAGCTGGCAAAACTGGTTACTGAAGTTTCTGCCTGA